GCGCTGGCCCCTGGTCGGTTGCGCAATCGTCCATCGTGTCGGCCACTTGGAACTCGGCGAGGCGAGCGTGGCCGTGGCCGTCAGCTCGCCGCATCGAGGCGAGTCGTTCGCCGCCGGCCAATGGTTGATTGACACGCTCAAGCAAATCGTGCCGATCTGGAAACAGGAACATTGGGCCGACGGCACAACCGAGTGGGTCCACCCCGGGCTGGACGCCAGCGCGCCGCAGAACAGTACGCCATGAGTACGCCTCCCGAAACTTTCGAGCAGACACAGCGCGTAGGCCCGCTAGGCGTCCCCGGACCAACGAGCGCGCTGCCGCTGCTGCCCGTGGTGAGCTTGCCGGCCGCAAGCAAAGCGGCAGCACACGACCCGCTCGCCCCGGTCGATGAATCGATCTGGGAGGGCTCGCTGGTCGACACGTTCGGCCGGGTCCACACCGACCTCCGGGTCAGCGTGACCGACCGGTGCAATATCCGCTGCGTCTATTGCATGCCGGCCGAGGCCGTGCAGTTCAAGCCCAAGCACGAGTTGCTGACGTTCGAGGAGATCGAACGGCTGGTCCGCGTGGCGGCGCGACTCGGCGTGAACAAGCTGCGGCTCACCGGTGGCGAGCCACTGGTCCGTCGCGAGTTGCCCAAGCTAGTCGCGCGGCTTAGTCGCATCTCAGGGATTCGTGACATCGCGCTGACGACCAATGGGATGCTGTTGGCCGAACAGGCAGCGCCGCTGCGTCGCGCGGGCTTGCACCGCCTGAACATTTCGCTCGACGCCCTTGATGCCGAAACCTTCCAACGAATCGCTCGACGCGAAGGCTTGGAACAAGTGCTGGCCGGCATTGCCGCCGCCAAGCGCGCTGGCTTTGGGCGCATTCGCCTCAACGCCGTCGCCCTGCGCGGCGTGACCGAGTCGCAGATTGTGCCGCTGGTCACGTTCGCGCGCGAGCAGGGGCTGGAAATGCGGTTCATCGAGTACATGCCGCTCGACGCCGATCACGGCTGGGACAATGCCCAAGTGCTATCGGGCCAGGAAATCCGCGCCATCATCGAACGCGAGATCGGCCGACTCGAACCCTTGCCGGTGACGGCACCGCATCAGCCGGCGACCGATTACCGCTTTGTTGACGGCTGCGGCACGCTCGGGTTCATTAACCCGGTGACCCAGCCGTTCTGCTCGGCGTGTAATCGCCTGCGGCTGACCGCCGAGGGGCAGTTGCGCAACTGCCTGTTCTCGCTGGAAGAATGGGATGCACGGCACGTGATCCGCGCCGGCGGCAGCGACGCGCAACTAGCCCGGCTGCTGCGCGATTGCGTAGCCCAAAAACGGGCCGGACATGGCATCAACAGCGACGAGTTCCGTCGACCCGAGCGCTCGATGTACGAGATTGGCGGTTAAGCCGATGCATTCGCCGCACCCAGGTTCCGAGCCGCTCGGCGAAGCAACACCTCAAGCGCCGACACGTTGCTACTTGGACAACGCCGCGACCAGTTGGCCCAAGCCGGATGCAGTCTACACTGCGATCGATGCTTACCAGCGGAACGTCGGCGCCGCGGCCGGGCGCGGCGTCTATTCCTCGGCCGACGAAGCGCGCCAAGTGGTTGATCGAGCGCGGCGCTCGGTAGCCCGGCTGCTC
The DNA window shown above is from Planctomycetota bacterium and carries:
- a CDS encoding molybdenum cofactor biosynthesis protein MoaE — translated: MIAITTQPIDTQQILADVASPAAGAVVLFLGTVREMTGERRTASLNYECYPEMAQRKLAELEAEARRRWPLVGCAIVHRVGHLELGEASVAVAVSSPHRGESFAAGQWLIDTLKQIVPIWKQEHWADGTTEWVHPGLDASAPQNSTP
- the moaA gene encoding GTP 3',8-cyclase MoaA is translated as MSTPPETFEQTQRVGPLGVPGPTSALPLLPVVSLPAASKAAAHDPLAPVDESIWEGSLVDTFGRVHTDLRVSVTDRCNIRCVYCMPAEAVQFKPKHELLTFEEIERLVRVAARLGVNKLRLTGGEPLVRRELPKLVARLSRISGIRDIALTTNGMLLAEQAAPLRRAGLHRLNISLDALDAETFQRIARREGLEQVLAGIAAAKRAGFGRIRLNAVALRGVTESQIVPLVTFAREQGLEMRFIEYMPLDADHGWDNAQVLSGQEIRAIIEREIGRLEPLPVTAPHQPATDYRFVDGCGTLGFINPVTQPFCSACNRLRLTAEGQLRNCLFSLEEWDARHVIRAGGSDAQLARLLRDCVAQKRAGHGINSDEFRRPERSMYEIGG